A genomic window from Streptomyces brevispora includes:
- the coxB gene encoding cytochrome c oxidase subunit II has product MSPNGSDRSSRRPMRRKLPQVLTAGLILATATGCTYKDFPRLGMPTPVTEEAPRILSLWQGSWAAALATGALVWGLILWSVIFHRRSRTKVEVPPQTRYNMPIEALYTVVPLIIVSVLFYFTARDESKLLELSPKPAHTINVVGYQWSWGFNYIENVDGSTATGNKIPKELNAIPDRFHKDFPKGAEGVHDVGIPGTQNPQNGNPGPTLWLAKGQKVRFILTSRDVIHSFWVVPFLMKQDVIPGHTNSFEVTPNQEGTFMGKCAELCGVDHSRMLFNVKVVSPERYEAHLKELAKQGNTGYVPAGIEQTDPARNAETNKL; this is encoded by the coding sequence GTGAGTCCCAACGGCTCCGACCGCTCGTCGCGGCGCCCGATGCGGCGGAAGCTGCCGCAGGTGCTGACTGCGGGCCTGATCCTGGCTACCGCAACCGGTTGCACATACAAGGATTTCCCCCGCCTTGGTATGCCTACGCCGGTAACGGAAGAGGCACCACGGATCCTTTCCCTCTGGCAGGGCTCGTGGGCGGCAGCGCTCGCCACGGGCGCGCTGGTCTGGGGCCTGATCCTGTGGAGTGTCATCTTCCACCGGCGCAGCCGCACCAAGGTGGAGGTTCCTCCGCAGACCCGGTACAACATGCCGATCGAGGCGTTGTACACCGTGGTCCCTCTGATCATCGTCTCGGTGTTGTTCTACTTCACCGCGCGCGACGAATCGAAGCTCCTCGAACTCTCCCCGAAGCCCGCCCACACCATCAACGTGGTCGGCTATCAGTGGAGCTGGGGCTTCAACTACATCGAGAACGTGGACGGCTCGACCGCCACGGGCAACAAGATCCCCAAGGAGCTCAACGCCATTCCGGACCGGTTCCACAAGGACTTCCCCAAGGGTGCGGAAGGCGTCCACGACGTCGGCATCCCGGGAACCCAGAACCCGCAGAACGGCAACCCCGGCCCGACCCTGTGGCTGGCCAAGGGGCAGAAGGTCCGCTTCATCCTGACTTCGCGTGACGTCATCCACTCCTTCTGGGTGGTGCCGTTCCTCATGAAGCAGGACGTCATTCCGGGCCACACCAACTCCTTCGAGGTGACTCCCAACCAGGAGGGCACCTTCATGGGCAAGTGCGCCGAGCTCTGTGGCGTCGACCACTCCCGAATGCTCTTCAACGTCAAGGTCGTCTCCCCGGAGCGCTATGAGGCGCACCTCAAGGAGCTGGCGAAGCAGGGCAACACGGGCTACGTGCCGGCCGGCATCGAGCAGACTGACCCGGCCAGGAATGCGGAGACGAACAAACTGTGA
- a CDS encoding cysteine desulfurase/sulfurtransferase TusA family protein has protein sequence MPYFDAASAAPLHPVARQVLLAALDEGWADPARLYREGRRARLLLDAAREAAAQAVGCRPDELTFTSSGTRAVHSGISGALAGRRRVGRHLVVSAVEHSSVLHSATDHESRGGSVAEVPVDRSGAVSPAAYGAALREDTALACLQSANHEVGTEQPVAEVAGLCRDAGVPLLVDAAQSLGQGPVPGGWSLLAASAHKWGGPAGVGLLAVRKGVRFAVQGPADERESGRAAGFENIPAIVAAAASLRAVRAEAAAEAERLRALVDRIRSRVPALVPDVEVVGDPVRRLPHVVTFSCLYVDGESLLHELDRAGFSVSSGSSCTSSTLTPSHVLRAMGVLSEGNVRVSLPTGTTAQDVDRFLDVLPGVVAGVREKLGAPAAAAPSPAAPAASLVVDALGRRCPIPVIELAKVIGGVPVGGTVTVLSDDEAARLDIPAWCAMREQEYVGEEPADRGSAYVVRRLS, from the coding sequence GTGCCCTACTTCGACGCCGCGTCCGCCGCCCCCCTCCACCCCGTCGCCCGCCAGGTGCTGCTTGCCGCGCTGGACGAGGGCTGGGCCGACCCGGCCAGGCTCTACCGCGAGGGGCGCCGCGCCCGGCTGCTGCTGGACGCGGCCCGGGAGGCCGCGGCGCAGGCCGTCGGCTGCCGTCCCGACGAGCTCACGTTCACCTCGTCCGGGACCCGGGCGGTGCACTCCGGAATTTCCGGGGCCCTCGCCGGACGTCGGCGTGTCGGCCGCCATCTGGTGGTGTCGGCGGTCGAGCACTCGTCCGTACTCCATTCGGCCACCGACCACGAGAGCCGGGGCGGATCGGTCGCGGAGGTGCCGGTCGACCGTTCGGGGGCGGTGAGCCCGGCGGCGTACGGAGCGGCGCTGCGCGAGGACACCGCGCTGGCCTGTCTCCAGTCCGCCAACCACGAGGTCGGCACCGAGCAGCCGGTGGCCGAGGTCGCCGGGCTCTGCCGGGACGCGGGGGTGCCGCTGCTGGTGGACGCCGCGCAGTCACTGGGCCAGGGGCCGGTGCCGGGCGGCTGGTCGCTGCTGGCGGCGAGCGCCCACAAATGGGGCGGTCCGGCCGGGGTCGGGCTGCTGGCGGTGCGCAAGGGTGTCCGGTTCGCGGTCCAAGGACCGGCCGACGAGCGGGAGTCGGGGCGCGCCGCCGGCTTCGAGAACATTCCGGCGATCGTGGCCGCGGCGGCGTCCCTGCGGGCGGTACGGGCGGAGGCGGCCGCCGAGGCGGAAAGGCTGCGGGCGCTGGTGGACCGGATCCGGAGCCGGGTGCCCGCGCTGGTGCCCGATGTGGAGGTCGTCGGCGATCCGGTGCGGCGGCTGCCGCATGTGGTCACCTTCTCCTGTCTCTATGTCGACGGGGAGAGCCTGCTCCATGAACTGGACCGGGCGGGGTTCTCCGTTTCGTCCGGCTCGTCCTGCACGAGCAGCACCCTGACCCCGAGCCATGTGCTCAGGGCGATGGGGGTGCTGTCGGAGGGCAACGTCCGGGTGTCGCTGCCGACGGGCACCACCGCACAGGACGTCGACCGCTTCCTCGACGTGCTCCCCGGGGTGGTGGCGGGGGTCCGGGAGAAGCTGGGTGCGCCCGCCGCGGCCGCCCCCTCCCCCGCCGCCCCGGCGGCCTCCCTGGTCGTCGACGCGCTCGGGAGGCGCTGCCCGATCCCGGTGATCGAGCTCGCAAAGGTGATCGGAGGGGTGCCGGTGGGCGGGACGGTGACCGTCCTGTCCGACGACGAGGCGGCCCGGCTCGACATTCCGGCCTGGTGCGCGATGCGCGAGCAGGAGTACGTGGGTGAGGAGCCGGCGGACCGGGGTTCGGCCTATGTGGTCCGCCGGCTGTCCTGA
- a CDS encoding carbohydrate kinase family protein yields the protein MRIAVTGSIATDHLMTFPGRFADQLVADQLHTVSLSFLVDNLDVRRGGVAANICFGMGLLGTAPILVGAAGSDFDDYRAWLDRHGVDTGSVRISEVLHTARFVCTTDADHNQIGSFYTGAMSEARLIELKAVADRVGGLDLVSIGADDPEGMLRHTEECRSRGIPFAADFSQQIARMDGDEIRILLDGATYLFSNEYEKGLIESKTGWTDQEILAKVGHRVTTLGAQGVRIERVGEEPIEVGCPEEETKADPTGVGDAFRAGFLSGLAWGVGLERAAQVGCMLATLVIETVGTQEYTLRRTHFMDRFTKAYGHEAAAEVRTHLA from the coding sequence GTGCGTATCGCAGTCACCGGCTCCATCGCCACCGACCACCTCATGACCTTCCCCGGCCGATTCGCCGACCAGCTGGTCGCCGATCAGCTGCACACGGTCTCGCTCTCCTTCCTGGTCGACAACCTGGACGTGCGCCGGGGAGGTGTCGCCGCCAACATCTGCTTCGGCATGGGTCTGCTCGGCACCGCTCCGATCCTGGTCGGCGCCGCGGGCTCCGACTTCGACGACTACCGGGCCTGGCTCGACCGCCACGGCGTCGACACCGGATCGGTGCGGATCTCCGAGGTCCTGCACACCGCCCGCTTCGTCTGCACGACGGACGCCGACCACAACCAGATCGGCTCCTTCTACACCGGCGCCATGAGCGAGGCCCGGCTGATCGAGCTGAAGGCCGTCGCCGACCGGGTGGGCGGCCTCGACCTGGTCTCCATCGGCGCCGACGACCCGGAGGGCATGCTCCGCCACACGGAGGAGTGCCGCTCCCGCGGGATCCCGTTCGCCGCGGACTTCTCGCAGCAGATCGCCCGGATGGACGGCGACGAGATCCGCATCCTCCTCGACGGCGCCACGTACCTCTTCTCCAACGAGTACGAGAAGGGCCTCATCGAGTCCAAGACCGGCTGGACCGACCAGGAGATCCTGGCCAAGGTCGGCCACCGCGTCACCACCCTGGGCGCCCAGGGCGTGCGGATCGAGCGGGTCGGCGAGGAGCCGATCGAGGTCGGCTGCCCGGAGGAGGAGACCAAGGCCGACCCGACCGGTGTCGGCGACGCCTTCCGTGCCGGGTTCCTCTCCGGCCTCGCCTGGGGCGTCGGCCTGGAGCGGGCCGCCCAGGTCGGATGCATGCTCGCCACCCTGGTCATCGAGACGGTCGGCACCCAGGAGTACACCCTGCGCCGCACCCACTTCATGGACCGCTTCACCAAGGCCTACGGCCACGAGGCGGCGGCCGAGGTCCGCACCCACCTCGCGTAG